The DNA window TTCTTAATAGGCAATTATCTGCTTATAATCTCCATACTGTATGTCCTTTGTGCTTGGGTGACTTTGGCTTCAAAGTGgaaaattgaacttcataaaaAGTTTAGAGCTTTTCAATGCTGAGAATGTAGAATATAGACCGTACTGAATTTACCcaaatttttaatagaaatcTTGGGATTTTGATGTCCGATGTGCTAAAAATGAGAGATTGATTGACCTTGTAGGTATACCGTCTGACGAGGAAGAAGGTTTTAAGTATTTCTTCAGGATTTCAAAGAAGACTTTCGAATACATCTGTTCTCTTGTAAGAGAAGATCTTATATCGAGGCCACCATCTGGACTCATCAACATCGAGGGAAGGCTTCTTAGTGTTGAGAAACAGGTTGCAATTGCTCTAAGAAGGTTGGCATCTGGTGAGTCTCAGGTCTCAGTTGGGGCTTCCTTCGGGGTTGGTCAGTCTACAGTCTCTCAAGTGACTTGGAGATTCATTGAAGCATTAGAAGAGCGGGCCAAGCGCCATCTCAAGTGGCCTGATTCTGATAGAATGGAGGAAATTAAGTGTAAATTCGAAACTTTGTTTGGCTTGCCAAATTGTTGTGGAGCAATTGATGCAACACACATTATCATGACCCTTCCTGCAGTCGAAACCTCGGATGATTGGTGTGACCGAGAGAAAAATTACAGCATGTTCTTGCAGGGTATTGTCGACCATGAAATGAGATTTTTAGATATTGTGACAGGTTGGCCTGGTGGCATGACAGTGCCAAGACTATTGAAGTGCTCAGGATTTTTCAAACTCTGTGAGAATGGAGAACGTTTAAATGGAAATTCAAGGAATTTATTTCAAGGAGCAGAAATCAGAGAATATATTGTTGGTGGGGTAGGCTATCCACTTCTTCCATGGCTCATAACTCCAGAAGTGAGCGAGGGAATCTCAGGTTCCATGTCCGCATTCAACGCAAGGCATGAGGCTGCAAGGTTGCTTGCAGTGAGGTCGTTCATGCATTTGAAGGGAAGTTGGAGAATCCTCAGCAAGGTCATGTGGAGACCTGATAAGCGGAAACTGCCAAGTATTATCTTGGTATGTTGTTTACTCCACAATATTATAATCGATTGTGGAGATCAATTGCATCCTGATGTTGCTCTGTCAGGTCATCACGACTCTGGTTATGGAGAACAATGTTGTAAGCAAGTCGATCCCTCGGGAAAAATCACAAGAGAAAACCTTGCGAAACACTTGCAGCATAACAAATAGAAATCTGTTTTGAAGAGATATCTTATGAACAGTGCTGTAAGCAAGCAATGAAGTGTCACGTGAGTTCACAGTTATTGATGAGACCAACAAAATTTATGAACTGTGGAATTCGTCTATGAAAAGGGTTTCCAACATGCTCTTGTTCTTTGCTCTCATTTGAAGTGTTACAGACCTATTTTGGTACGGATTTGGGGGCATATAATATTAGCCTTTTCCATATAAAGGATCGTTTTAAGGAGTTTTAGTGATACCATTGAGAATGTT is part of the Populus trichocarpa isolate Nisqually-1 chromosome 2, P.trichocarpa_v4.1, whole genome shotgun sequence genome and encodes:
- the LOC7480018 gene encoding protein ANTAGONIST OF LIKE HETEROCHROMATIN PROTEIN 1 — encoded protein: MAPPIKSKKSKKVSKKKLKKKKLKNKNITSAPIDPSAIDSDWWDTFWLKNSSSPGIPSDEEEGFKYFFRISKKTFEYICSLVREDLISRPPSGLINIEGRLLSVEKQVAIALRRLASGESQVSVGASFGVGQSTVSQVTWRFIEALEERAKRHLKWPDSDRMEEIKCKFETLFGLPNCCGAIDATHIIMTLPAVETSDDWCDREKNYSMFLQGIVDHEMRFLDIVTGWPGGMTVPRLLKCSGFFKLCENGERLNGNSRNLFQGAEIREYIVGGVGYPLLPWLITPEVSEGISGSMSAFNARHEAARLLAVRSFMHLKGSWRILSKVMWRPDKRKLPSIILVCCLLHNIIIDCGDQLHPDVALSGHHDSGYGEQCCKQVDPSGKITRENLAKHLQHNK